The Aggregatilinea lenta genome includes a region encoding these proteins:
- a CDS encoding DegV family protein, with translation MDRIRIVTDSTCDLPAAWIEQFDIRIVPTYVQFGDESLADDGVQITRAGFYQRMVSAPIHPTTAAGSVGESADAIARALDGAEHVIGITAAAQLSGIFNTFRLAAEETDPARVTVIDSRQTTMGLGWQVYVAAEMARDGASVEAITATLEGMQPRTDVYAALDTMEHLRRSGRVGWATAVVGSLFQIRPIVRLHEGVVSAVARVRTSQRLFDAMVELAHETAPFDYLAVMHTVNPEGAQRLLEALADIHPKTPVPIVEATPVLGVHVGPKGLGLGIVRKA, from the coding sequence ATGGACCGCATCCGTATCGTCACTGACAGCACCTGCGACCTTCCTGCAGCGTGGATCGAGCAGTTTGACATCCGCATCGTGCCCACGTACGTGCAGTTTGGGGACGAGAGCCTCGCCGACGACGGCGTGCAGATCACGCGCGCCGGCTTCTACCAGCGCATGGTCTCCGCCCCAATTCACCCGACGACAGCAGCCGGATCGGTCGGCGAATCGGCGGATGCCATCGCACGGGCGCTGGATGGGGCTGAACACGTCATCGGCATCACCGCCGCTGCGCAGCTCAGCGGCATCTTCAACACGTTCCGGCTGGCCGCTGAAGAGACCGATCCCGCACGCGTCACCGTCATCGACAGCCGCCAGACGACAATGGGCCTCGGCTGGCAGGTCTACGTCGCCGCCGAGATGGCGCGCGACGGGGCCAGCGTCGAGGCGATTACCGCCACGCTGGAGGGCATGCAGCCGCGCACCGACGTCTACGCCGCGCTGGACACGATGGAGCACCTGCGGCGCAGCGGGCGCGTCGGATGGGCGACCGCCGTGGTTGGCAGTCTTTTCCAAATCAGACCCATCGTCCGTTTGCACGAAGGTGTGGTATCCGCGGTGGCGCGCGTGCGGACGAGCCAGCGCCTCTTCGATGCCATGGTCGAGCTGGCGCACGAGACCGCGCCATTCGACTATCTGGCCGTCATGCACACCGTTAATCCCGAAGGCGCTCAGCGGCTGCTGGAAGCGCTCGCGGATATTCACCCCAAGACACCGGTTCCCATTGTCGAAGCCACGCCAGTGCTTGGCGTGCACGTGGGTCCGAAGGGACTTGGGCTTGGCATCGTGCGCAAAGCATAA
- a CDS encoding DegV family protein yields MGKIRIVTDSSAQFVNPEIVKRYNIEVVPNTVHLGAQSFREGVDLDTEAFFRLQNQSNAPITLSAPSVDAFTAVYGRLNRSTDKVLSLHMSRAFGATWNNARTATKTLLGRCEIVVLDSLTTSVGLGMLVEAAARAVEDGLDIDEVVRIVRGMVAHIYIVVYVESLEYLRRNGLLSESQSVLGAMLNIKPFLTIEEGEIIPMEKVRTDAQAVDKLVEFVTEFSNVNDLVILQNTPYATDTIRALQEQLGGEFPGRSFPSTMYGPSLAALIGLDATGLVVYEGDEDEDVF; encoded by the coding sequence GTGGGTAAAATTCGGATTGTGACCGACAGCTCGGCACAGTTCGTCAATCCCGAGATCGTCAAGCGCTATAATATAGAGGTCGTGCCCAACACGGTTCACCTCGGCGCGCAATCCTTCCGCGAGGGCGTCGATCTTGACACGGAGGCATTCTTCCGGCTGCAAAACCAGTCCAACGCCCCCATCACCCTGTCAGCGCCCAGCGTCGATGCGTTCACAGCCGTATATGGCCGCCTCAACCGCAGCACGGACAAAGTCCTGTCGCTGCATATGTCGCGGGCGTTCGGGGCTACATGGAACAACGCGCGTACCGCGACCAAGACCCTGCTGGGGCGCTGCGAGATCGTCGTGCTCGATTCGCTGACCACGTCGGTGGGTCTGGGCATGCTGGTCGAAGCGGCTGCGCGCGCGGTCGAAGATGGGTTGGACATCGACGAAGTCGTGCGTATCGTGCGAGGCATGGTGGCGCACATCTACATCGTCGTGTACGTCGAATCGCTCGAATACCTGCGTCGCAACGGCCTGCTGAGCGAGTCGCAGTCCGTGCTCGGCGCGATGCTGAACATCAAGCCGTTCCTGACGATCGAGGAAGGCGAGATTATCCCGATGGAAAAGGTGCGCACCGACGCTCAGGCTGTCGACAAACTGGTCGAGTTCGTGACCGAGTTTTCCAATGTGAACGATCTCGTCATCCTGCAAAACACGCCCTACGCAACCGACACCATCCGCGCGCTGCAAGAGCAGCTTGGCGGCGAGTTCCCAGGGCGCAGCTTCCCCTCCACGATGTACGGCCCCAGCCTCGCCGCACTGATCGGACTGGACGCGACCGGGCTGGTCGTCTATGAGGGTGACGAGGACGAGGATGTGTTCTAA
- a CDS encoding DAK2 domain-containing protein translates to MKLLAQAGRDWLDQHHALVNQLNVFPVPDGDTGTNMLMTMRNAIKEIADDGSNHAGHIAARIAHGAMMGSRGNSGTILSQLWQGFAHALKDQRTLTAELAVHGLREAADTAYRGVIKPVEGTILTVAREAAEEAESAYKDTQDLETILTRVVARAKDAVARTPEMLPILQKAGVVDSGGSGLAYILEGMLRYVRGEVVTSLGAEISQTQEDLAATLAPEDEMGYGYDVQFIIKGDSLNVNVIRSAIDAMGWSTLVVGDDEAVKVHVHVHDPGIPLSYGISLGGISDIVVENMQEQFQDYVRNRSAGTGLFEATPAEEEVPAFELEPDDIGIVAVSSGAGLARVFKQLGATQLVMGGQTNNPSTQEILEAIQRVPTSKVILLPNNKNIILAAEQAARLATNQDVIVVPTRSMPQGISALLPYDPKGELTDVAQAMAEAKDEVITGEITTATRSVELNGVEVETGQIIGLVDGTLAVSGNNLDSVMEQVLQQMQVDARELVTLYYGDGIQTPDAEAMVERLQARYEDQSFELVRGGQPHYHYILSAE, encoded by the coding sequence TTGAAATTACTGGCACAGGCTGGGCGAGACTGGCTCGACCAGCACCATGCGCTGGTCAACCAGCTCAATGTCTTTCCCGTCCCGGATGGCGACACCGGCACCAACATGCTGATGACGATGCGCAACGCCATCAAAGAAATCGCCGACGACGGCAGCAACCACGCCGGGCATATCGCGGCACGCATCGCGCACGGCGCGATGATGGGATCGCGCGGGAACTCCGGCACGATCCTGTCGCAGTTGTGGCAGGGCTTCGCCCACGCGCTCAAAGATCAGCGTACGCTCACGGCTGAGCTGGCCGTGCACGGGCTGCGCGAGGCCGCCGACACCGCTTACCGGGGCGTGATTAAGCCGGTCGAAGGCACGATTCTGACCGTCGCGCGCGAAGCCGCCGAAGAGGCCGAAAGCGCGTACAAAGACACGCAAGACCTGGAAACGATCCTCACCCGCGTCGTGGCGCGCGCCAAAGACGCGGTCGCGCGCACGCCGGAAATGCTGCCAATTCTGCAAAAGGCCGGTGTGGTGGACTCCGGCGGCAGCGGGTTGGCCTATATTCTTGAGGGCATGCTGCGTTACGTTCGTGGAGAAGTGGTGACAAGCCTGGGCGCAGAAATTTCACAGACTCAAGAAGACTTAGCGGCAACTCTGGCCCCTGAAGACGAGATGGGGTACGGGTATGACGTGCAATTTATCATTAAGGGCGACAGCCTCAACGTTAACGTCATCCGCTCTGCGATCGACGCAATGGGCTGGTCGACGCTGGTCGTCGGCGACGACGAAGCCGTTAAGGTCCACGTGCACGTGCACGACCCCGGCATTCCACTGAGCTACGGCATCAGCCTGGGCGGCATCTCGGACATCGTGGTCGAAAACATGCAGGAACAGTTCCAGGACTATGTGCGCAACCGTTCCGCAGGCACCGGCCTCTTTGAAGCCACGCCCGCCGAAGAAGAGGTCCCCGCGTTCGAGCTGGAGCCGGATGACATCGGCATTGTGGCGGTGTCGTCGGGCGCAGGGCTGGCCCGCGTGTTCAAGCAGCTCGGCGCGACGCAGCTCGTCATGGGTGGACAGACGAATAACCCCAGCACGCAGGAAATCCTGGAAGCGATCCAACGCGTGCCTACGTCCAAGGTAATCTTGCTACCCAACAATAAGAACATCATCCTGGCCGCCGAACAAGCTGCGCGTTTGGCGACTAACCAGGACGTGATCGTCGTGCCGACGCGCAGCATGCCGCAGGGCATCAGCGCCCTGCTCCCCTACGATCCAAAGGGTGAGCTGACGGACGTCGCGCAGGCGATGGCTGAGGCGAAGGACGAAGTAATCACCGGCGAGATCACGACCGCCACACGCAGCGTGGAACTCAACGGCGTCGAGGTCGAAACTGGCCAGATTATCGGCCTGGTCGACGGCACGCTCGCCGTATCCGGCAACAACCTGGACAGCGTGATGGAACAGGTCCTCCAGCAAATGCAGGTCGATGCGCGCGAGTTGGTAACGCTGTATTACGGCGACGGCATCCAGACACCGGACGCCGAAGCGATGGTCGAACGGCTTCAGGCGCGCTACGAAGACCAGTCGTTCGAGCTGGTTCGCGGCGGCCAGCCGCATTATCACTACATCCTGAGTGCGGAATGA
- a CDS encoding Asp23/Gls24 family envelope stress response protein has product MTTDETSRGMIEISPNAIASLAGHAVLQTYGVVGMASPNLASDLVASLTRDPHRGIQIRQDASQIIIDVYVVIEYGTRIASVANSLINAVRYTVEQSIGIPVGQVNVHVQGLRVSRPE; this is encoded by the coding sequence ATGACCACCGATGAGACTTCACGCGGCATGATCGAGATCTCGCCCAATGCGATCGCCTCGCTTGCCGGGCACGCCGTCTTACAGACCTATGGCGTGGTTGGTATGGCATCGCCCAATCTGGCCTCGGATCTGGTTGCCAGCCTCACGCGCGACCCGCATCGCGGCATCCAGATCCGCCAGGACGCGTCCCAGATCATCATCGACGTCTATGTGGTGATCGAGTACGGCACCCGCATCGCGTCCGTGGCCAACAGCTTAATTAATGCAGTGCGTTATACCGTCGAACAGAGTATCGGCATCCCCGTAGGCCAGGTGAACGTTCACGTGCAGGGCCTGCGCGTCAGCCGACCCGAGTGA
- the rpmB gene encoding 50S ribosomal protein L28 — translation MAKCEICGKIPQFGHNVSHSHRKTNRQFRPNIQRVKVLDNGRLVSKYVCAQCIKTMSKDAKAR, via the coding sequence ATGGCGAAGTGCGAAATCTGTGGCAAGATCCCTCAGTTCGGGCATAATGTCAGCCACTCACACCGCAAGACCAATCGCCAGTTCCGGCCCAACATTCAGCGCGTCAAGGTGCTGGACAATGGCCGCCTGGTGAGCAAGTACGTCTGCGCGCAGTGCATCAAGACGATGAGCAAGGACGCGAAGGCTCGCTAG
- the rpe gene encoding ribulose-phosphate 3-epimerase produces MALPLRIAPSILAADFTQLGDQIRQAEAAGADQIHIDVMDGCFVPNITMGPLAVEAARRVTSLPLDVHLMIVHPENLIPAFVAAGATLISVHAETCPHLHRTVQQIREAGAHPSVVLNPGTPAVAVKEVLPFVDMVLVMTVNPGFGGQAFIPQMLGKIGEIRGMLDALGSTADVQVDGGIDVTTAPQVVQHGANVLVAGTAIFRAPDGIAAATRALREAVRQW; encoded by the coding sequence TTGGCTTTGCCTTTGCGTATCGCTCCATCCATCCTAGCCGCCGATTTCACCCAACTGGGCGACCAGATCCGGCAGGCGGAAGCCGCAGGTGCAGACCAGATCCACATCGACGTGATGGACGGGTGTTTCGTACCCAACATCACGATGGGGCCTCTGGCGGTCGAAGCCGCGCGCCGCGTAACGTCGCTGCCGCTCGACGTCCACCTGATGATCGTCCACCCCGAAAATCTCATCCCGGCCTTCGTTGCCGCCGGCGCGACCCTCATTTCGGTTCATGCGGAAACCTGCCCGCATCTGCACCGCACCGTGCAGCAGATCCGCGAAGCAGGCGCGCACCCGTCGGTAGTGCTCAACCCCGGCACGCCCGCCGTCGCCGTGAAGGAAGTTCTGCCGTTTGTGGACATGGTGCTGGTGATGACGGTCAATCCGGGCTTTGGCGGGCAGGCGTTCATCCCGCAGATGCTGGGCAAGATCGGCGAAATTCGGGGCATGCTGGACGCGCTGGGCAGCACGGCAGACGTGCAGGTAGACGGCGGCATCGACGTCACGACCGCGCCGCAGGTCGTGCAACACGGCGCCAACGTGCTGGTGGCCGGTACGGCCATCTTCCGCGCGCCGGACGGTATTGCAGCGGCAACACGGGCGTTGCGCGAGGCAGTCCGTCAATGGTGA